One Panicum virgatum strain AP13 chromosome 3N, P.virgatum_v5, whole genome shotgun sequence DNA segment encodes these proteins:
- the LOC120665380 gene encoding protein PSK SIMULATOR 1-like — protein sequence MGGLCSKVSAVDKSPSDTTLGRNQVADHEPRAALEVEKPPVSGEDTAAAKRLEEQRQSFSFLESVVPGLAFNSGANAGGDAGSRTSPQLTRSLSQRAGLGKAKAGAAKVSEVSSILGRASTVGLEKAVEVLDTLGSSMTSLNSSSGFVSSYAAKGNKISMLAFEVANTIVRGSNLMRSLSEPSIKHLKEVVFHSEGVQHLISRDIDELLKMAAADKREELEVFTKEVVRFGNRCKDPQWHNLGRYFEKLASERTPQNHLKEDTESVMQKLVTCVQCTAELYHEFHALDRFEQDYRHKQKEQDGLSSRGDSLDILKQEVKGQSKHVKSLKKRSLWSKNLEEVMEKLVDVVQFLHLEIHNTFGRADSEEQQEPVKHYNRLGPAGLALHYANIINQIDNLVSRSCAMPPNARDTLYHGLPPTVKSALRTKLQSFGLKEELTAPQIKAEMEKTLRWLVPFASNTTKAHHGFGWVGEWANTGSELNCKLSGQMDMTRIETLYHAEKEKADALILELVVWLHHLISKSRNGHVGVRSPIKSPMSSPTKRGASITLLAGKTNNLSPILTQEDQDMLRDVKYRKFVPGISKSQEFDTKSSHSKQSRLSKSNSHSPASGNRKDLIPVRRSSMLPVIDFEIDRTKALDLIDRLDDLKIQ from the exons ATGGGAGGCCTCTGCTCGAAGGTCTCAGCCGTAGACAAGTCGCCGAGCGACACAACGCTTGGTCGGAACCAGGTTGCCGATCATGAGCCAAGGGCGGCGTTGGAGGTGGAGAAGCCGCCGGTGTCCGGCGAGGATACTGCGGCGGCAAAGCGGCTGGAAGAGCAGCGACAGTCTTTCTCGTTCCTGGAGAGCGTCGTACCTGGGCTTGCTTTTAATAGCGGGGCtaacgccggcggcgacgcggggtCCAGGACCTCGCCGCAGCTGACCAGGTCATTGTCGCAGAGGGCTGGTTTGGGCAAGGCAAAAGCTGGCGCTGCCAAG GTTTCTGAAGTGAGCTCAATTTTAGGTAGAGCTAGCACTGTTGGGCTTGAGAAAGCAGTGGAGGTTCTAGACACACTTGGCAGTAGCATGACAAGTTTAAATTCTAGTAGTGGTTTTGTGTCAAGTTATGCAGCGAAGGGAAACAAAATATCTATGTTGGCTTTTGAGGTGGCAAATACTATAGTTAGAGGCTCGAATCTGATGCGTTCTCTGTCGGAGCCTAGCATAAAGCATCTCAAAGAAGTAGTGTTTCATTCAGAAGGTGTTCAACACCTTATATCCAGAGATATTGATGAATTACTCAAGATGGCAGCTGCTGACAAAAG GGAAGAATTAGAAGTATTCACAAAAGAGGTTGTTCGCTTTGGAAACCGTTGCAAGGATCCTCAGTGGCACAACTTGGGCCGCTACTTTGAAAA GTTGGCATCAGAACGAACACCACAAAATCACCTGAAAGAAGACACAGAATCAGTAATGCAGAAATTGGTCACCTGTGTTCAGTGTACAGCT GAATTATATCATGAATTTCATGCTTTGGATAGATTTGAACAGGATTACCGTCATAAACAGAAAGAACAGGATGGCTTGAGTTCAAGAG GAGACAGTCTGGATATACTAAAGCAGGAAGTGAAGGGTCAGAGTAAGCATGTTAAAAGTTTGAAAAAGAGGTCACTTTGGTCGAAAAATTTAGAAGAG GTGATGGAAAAGCTCGTAGACGTTGTCCAGTTCTTACATTTGGAGATACATAACACCTTCGGTCGTGCTG ACagtgaagagcaacaagaacCTGTGAAACACTACAATAGATTGGGACCAGCAGGCCTTGCTTTGCATTATGCAAATATCATCAATCAGATTGATAATCTT GTTTCTCGATCATGTGCAATGCCTCCAAACGCAAGGGATACCTTATATCATGGTTTGCCACCTACTGTCAAATCTGCTCTTCGTACTAAGCTACAATCTTTTGGACTCAAGGAAGAG CTTACAGCTCCTCAGATCAAAGCTGAAATGGAGAAAACTTTGAGATGGCTTGTCCCTTTTGCTAGTAACACAACAAA GGCACACCATGGCTTCGGTTGGGTTGGAGAGTGGGCAAATACAGG ATCTGAGTTAAACTGTAAGCTATCAGGGCAGATGGACATGACCCGAATCGAGACGTTGTATCATGCTGAGAAGGAGAAGGCTGATGCGCTTATACTTGAGCTTGTTGTGTGGCTTCACCATCTTATCAGTAAATCAAGAAATGGCCATGTAGGTGTAAGGTCTCCCATCAAATCTCCCATGAGCTCACCAACAAAAAGGGGTGCCTCAATCACACTGTTGGCGGGCAAAACGAACAATTTGTCACCAATTCTGACACAAGAGGACCAGGATATGCTAAGGGATGTCAAGTACAGGAAATTTGTCCCTGGAATAAGCAAAAGTCAAGAGTTTGACACAAAGTCAAGTCACAGCAAACAGAGTAGGCTGAGTAAGAGTAATAGCCACTCTCCAGCCAGTGGCAACAGGAAAGACTTGATCCCAGTTAGGAGGTCTTCCATGCTTCCGGTTATTGACTTCGAGATTGACAGGACCAAAGCTTTGGATCTAATCGACAGGCTTGACGACTTAAAAATACAATGA
- the LOC120665379 gene encoding probable magnesium transporter NIPA7 isoform X2 encodes MDTSWSHYVLIGEIANFVAYMFAPAVLVTPLGALSIIVSAVLAHFILNEKLQRMGVLGCVLCIVGSTVIILHAPEEETPSSVAQIWHLATQPAFVCYAAFALVISLVLMLHCAPRYGQTNIVVYVGICSVIGSLTVMSIKAVGIAIKLTIEGINQACYFQTWLFATVSATCIVIQLVYLNKALDTFNTAVVSPIYYAMFTSLTILASAIMFKDWSGQSISSIASEICGFLTVLTGTVVLHSTREHDPTLSSDLYTPLPPIYWHIQGNSETGGKQKEDDLLSGDFITVVRQDYFI; translated from the exons ATGGATACCTCCTGGAGCCATTATG TGCTGATCGGTGAAATTGCTAATTTCGTGGCCTACATGTTTGCGCCTGCCGTCCTGGTCACCCCACTTGGGGCGCTGAGCATAATTGTCAG TGCTGTTCTAGCCCATTTCATCCTGAATGAGAAGCTGCAGCGGATGGGTGTGTTGGGTTGTGTGCTCTGTATAGTTGGGTCAACTGTAATCATCCTCCATGCGCCCGAAGAAGAGACACCAAGCTCAGTGGCGCAGATTTGGCACTTGGCAACACAACCTG CCTTTGTTTGTTATGCGGCCTTTGCGTTGGTGATCTCATTGGTATTGATGCTGCACTGTGCACCCCGCTATGGCCAGACCAATATAGTGGTTTATGTGGGAATTTGCTCGGTCATAGGATCTTTGACG GTAATGAGCATCAAGGCAGTAGGCATTGCTATCAAGCTTACAATTGAGGGTATAAACCAGGCTTGCTATTTCCAAACCTGGTTGTTTGCAACTGTTTCAGCTACATGCATAGTTATTCAGTTAGTTTACCTGAACAAG GCATTGGACACTTTCAATACTGCGGTTGTTTCTCCCATCTATTATGCGATGTTCACATCCCTCACAATTTTAGCAAGTGCCATAATGTTCAAG GACTGGTCCGGGCAGAGTATAAGCAGTATTGCCTCCGAGATTTGCGGATTCCTTACTGTGCTTACTGGTACTGTTGTGCTGCATTCTACAAGAGAACATGATCCAACCCTTTCTTCAG ATCTGTACACACCTCTTCCCCCAATATATTGGCATATTCAAGGTAACAGTGAAACAGGAGGTAAACAGAAAGAGGATGATCTACTCTCTGGCGACTTTATTACTGTGGTGCGACAGGACTATTTTATCTAG
- the LOC120665381 gene encoding DAR GTPase 3, chloroplastic-like, giving the protein MASASWAAPTTFAPALAWGLGRIKAAPLPVRTLPRRVLLRAASESAMVAGDTLLGLYEEERLGLPQYAGEESDEETYWETLDADLRYWTRSLRPVQWYPGHIAKTEKELKEQLRLMDVVIEIRDARIPLSTSHPKMDSWLGNRRRIIVLNREDMISTEDRNAWATYFANQGTKVVFANGQLGMGTMKLGRMAKSVASGVNTKRKEKGLLPRPVRAGIVGYPNVGKSSLINRLLKRRMCPAAPRPGVTRELKWVRFGTDLELLDSPGILPMRISDQTAAIKLAICDDIGERSYDFPDVAAILVQMLIRHPAVGSEAFRRRYKIDVDNDCGKMFVTKLSILLFNGDTNQAAFRILSDYRKGKFGWVALERPPA; this is encoded by the exons ATGGCTTCCGCTTCCTGGGCCGCACCCACCACCTTCGCGCCGGCGCTGGCGTGGGGGCTGGGTAGGATAAAGGCGGCGCCTTTACCCGTCAGGACGCTTCCTCGCCGAGTGCTTCTAAGGGCAGCCAGCGAATCCGCCATG GTTGCTGGTGACACATTGCTTGGTTTATATGAGGAAGAGAGATTAGGTCTCCCACAGTATGCAGGCGAGGAGTCTGACGAAGAGACATACTGGGAAACCTTGGATGCTGATTTGCGCTACTGGACCAGATCACTGCGCCCAGTGCAG TGGTATCCTGGTCACATTGCAaaaacggagaaagaattgaagGAACAGTTAAGGCTCATGGATGTTGTCATAGAGATCCGTGATGCTAGGATTCCCTTGTCCACCAGCCACCCTAAG ATGGACTCCTGGCTAGGCAACCGGAGAAGGATCATAGTCTTGAATCGCGAGGACATGATCTCAACTGAGGACAGGAATGCATGGGCTACTTACTTTGCTAATCAGGGCACCAAAGTTGTCTTCGCCAATGGGCAGCTGGGCATG GGTACAATGAAATTAGGTAGGATGGCAAAATCAGTAGCATCTGGTGTGAACACAAAGCGAAAGGAAAAGGGACTACTTCCTCGTCCG GTTCGAGCTGGAATAGTTGGATATCCAAATGTTGGCAAATCTTCCTTGATTAATCGCTTGCTGAAACGAAGAATGTGCCCAGCAGCACCTAGACCAGGTGTCACAAGAGAGCTTAA GTGGGTTCGTTTTGGAACAGACCTAGAGTTGCTAGATTCACCTGGAATTTTGCCTATGCGAATTAGTGACCAGACAGCTGCAATTAAGCTTGCTATATGTGATGATATTGGAGAAAGGTCATATGATTTCCCTGATGTGGCGGCAATTCTTGTACAAATGTTGATAAGACACCCTGCAGTAG GTTCAGAAGCGTTTCGAAGGCGATATAAGATTGATGTAGATAACGACTGCGGTAAAAT GTTTGTTACAAAGCTCTCTATTCTCTTGTTCAATGGAGACACGAACCAAGCAGCTTTCCGCATATTGTCAGATTATAGGAAAGGCAAATTTGGTTGGGTGGCGCTCGAGAGACCTCCAGCATAG
- the LOC120665379 gene encoding probable magnesium transporter NIPA6 isoform X1, with translation MTPAPPNAGGDLFTANLTGALLAVASSAFIGVSFIVKKKGLRRAGAAGTRAGVGGYGYLLEPLWWVGMVTMLIGEIANFVAYMFAPAVLVTPLGALSIIVSAVLAHFILNEKLQRMGVLGCVLCIVGSTVIILHAPEEETPSSVAQIWHLATQPAFVCYAAFALVISLVLMLHCAPRYGQTNIVVYVGICSVIGSLTVMSIKAVGIAIKLTIEGINQACYFQTWLFATVSATCIVIQLVYLNKALDTFNTAVVSPIYYAMFTSLTILASAIMFKDWSGQSISSIASEICGFLTVLTGTVVLHSTREHDPTLSSDLYTPLPPIYWHIQGNSETGGKQKEDDLLSGDFITVVRQDYFI, from the exons ATGACTCCCGCCCCTCcgaacgccggcggcgacctctTCACCGCCAACCTCACGGGTGCACTCCTCGCGGTCGCCTCCTCCGCCTTCATAGGCGTCAGCTTCAtcgtcaagaagaagggcctccgccgcgccggcgccgccggcacccGCGCAG GTGTTGGGGGCTATGGATACCTCCTGGAGCCATTATGGTGGGTTGGGATGGTTACTA TGCTGATCGGTGAAATTGCTAATTTCGTGGCCTACATGTTTGCGCCTGCCGTCCTGGTCACCCCACTTGGGGCGCTGAGCATAATTGTCAG TGCTGTTCTAGCCCATTTCATCCTGAATGAGAAGCTGCAGCGGATGGGTGTGTTGGGTTGTGTGCTCTGTATAGTTGGGTCAACTGTAATCATCCTCCATGCGCCCGAAGAAGAGACACCAAGCTCAGTGGCGCAGATTTGGCACTTGGCAACACAACCTG CCTTTGTTTGTTATGCGGCCTTTGCGTTGGTGATCTCATTGGTATTGATGCTGCACTGTGCACCCCGCTATGGCCAGACCAATATAGTGGTTTATGTGGGAATTTGCTCGGTCATAGGATCTTTGACG GTAATGAGCATCAAGGCAGTAGGCATTGCTATCAAGCTTACAATTGAGGGTATAAACCAGGCTTGCTATTTCCAAACCTGGTTGTTTGCAACTGTTTCAGCTACATGCATAGTTATTCAGTTAGTTTACCTGAACAAG GCATTGGACACTTTCAATACTGCGGTTGTTTCTCCCATCTATTATGCGATGTTCACATCCCTCACAATTTTAGCAAGTGCCATAATGTTCAAG GACTGGTCCGGGCAGAGTATAAGCAGTATTGCCTCCGAGATTTGCGGATTCCTTACTGTGCTTACTGGTACTGTTGTGCTGCATTCTACAAGAGAACATGATCCAACCCTTTCTTCAG ATCTGTACACACCTCTTCCCCCAATATATTGGCATATTCAAGGTAACAGTGAAACAGGAGGTAAACAGAAAGAGGATGATCTACTCTCTGGCGACTTTATTACTGTGGTGCGACAGGACTATTTTATCTAG